One window from the genome of Bacteroidota bacterium encodes:
- a CDS encoding phage holin family protein — protein MKFIFKIIVSALAVIITAYLLPGVKIVTPLTAIIVAAVLAFLDAIVKPLMILFTIPITIVTLGLFLIVINALMILLADYMVDGFEVKGFWWALLFSFILTIVTSLLESFAGKKNKQEE, from the coding sequence ATGAAATTTATTTTTAAAATTATTGTTTCGGCATTGGCTGTAATTATTACTGCTTATTTACTACCCGGTGTAAAAATTGTGACTCCATTAACTGCAATTATCGTTGCGGCTGTACTTGCGTTTTTAGATGCCATTGTTAAACCCTTAATGATTTTATTTACCATTCCCATTACTATTGTAACGCTAGGTTTGTTTTTAATTGTAATAAATGCACTCATGATTTTATTGGCCGATTATATGGTTGATGGATTTGAAGTTAAAGGATTTTGGTGGGCATTATTATTTAGCTTTATTTTAACCATAGTAACTTCGTTGCTCGAAAGTTTTGCCGGAAAAAAAAATAAACAGGAAGAATAA